ATCAGCCATAGCATAAGCTAGCGGGGGTATGACGGCCAGGGGCTTTCCCTTATCTGCCCAGGTTTTTTGCAGATAACCTACCTGTGGACCCAGCAGGATAACATCCGTCCTCTCCCAGTAGTCATGGATTTCATTACTGCCGATATAGTCGATTTTAGCAGTAAGTTTGCGCAGTTCAGCCTCAGTCTGCATGGCTTCCACCAGTAAGCTGGTTGACATACCAAAACTGCATACCAGTAAGATACGGACTGGTTTCATTTATTTTTCCTCCTTCTGCCGCAGGGCCTGTTCCAGCAAATGCAGCAAATTGGCTTTTTCCCTGGCCGTCAGCTTAACATCAAATTCAGCCAGTACCGGCTGAAACAACTGCAGAAACGGATGTTCCATCTGACTTCCCGAAACCTCGTCTTCTTGCAGGTTCAATCTGTTCTGGATTTTCCTTTCCAGCATGCAAACAATGTGCATTATCAAACCTACCCAGTTACCATCAGGTAACTGCCGCCCCATCTCCCGCTCATAGCGAGACAGGCAGTCAATGACCAGAGGTAAGGCCCGTAAGGGGTTAATAAAGCGTAAGTGCTTGGCCAGAGTCTCTTCCATTTTAGCCAGCAATTGCTGACGATCCTGAGAGTCTGCCTCCAGCCAGTTTAACTGCTCTCCGCCGTTGATTAACCAGCGCAACTGACTTAAACCTGCTGCTGTAAGAATGCGATCAATGGAAATAAAGGGCACCTGCAGTTCTGGCAGGGGAAAACTGCCTACCACAGCCAGAATCTGTTTACCCGCAGGAACCTGCAGGTTATGAGGTCCTACCGGTAGCAAGTTGATATTTCTTTCCGCCAGTTCAGGCAACTTTTCTTCCAGTAAAGCCTTGATTTTAAGAGCACTGCCTTCACCAGTAGAACAGGTTACCAGAATCACCCCTTCCAATCTCTTATGTCC
Above is a window of Carboxydocella sporoproducens DSM 16521 DNA encoding:
- a CDS encoding PTS sugar transporter subunit IIB, which translates into the protein MKPVRILLVCSFGMSTSLLVEAMQTEAELRKLTAKIDYIGSNEIHDYWERTDVILLGPQVGYLQKTWADKGKPLAVIPPLAYAMADGKAALDLALSLIQQQKSEE